The following are encoded in a window of Gossypium raimondii isolate GPD5lz chromosome 13, ASM2569854v1, whole genome shotgun sequence genomic DNA:
- the LOC105784460 gene encoding uncharacterized protein LOC105784460: MLKLVRLRYSPSFQLQPLASLKTNQKSRSAAAIPSKQLSLAPSFCSCCGRRHFIEAATAAFLPSSPSKSNASTSDSDHYLDLLNRIHPPRPDWYEEFYASVMDTSMKPYEAKIAGYKSQLFEKLKGKAKRVLEIGIGTGPNLEYYAGDNEVQVFGLDPNKKMEKYARAAATAVGLPSKNFHFIEAVAEAIPIDDSSVDAVVGTLVLCSVQDVNMALTEVKRVLKPGGLFLFIEHVAAEDGTSLRLWQTLVDPLQQAVADGCHLTRETGKYISSSGFSSLELSMASLYNAPFSLITPHVYGVACN, translated from the exons ATGTTGAAACTGGTTCGCCTCCGTTATTCTCCTAGTTTCCAGCTTCAACCTCTCGCCTCCTTAAAAACTAACCAAAAGAGCCGCTCAGCTGCAGCTATTCCCAGCAAACAGTTATCCCTTGCCCCCAGTTTCTGTTCCTGTTGTGGAAGAAGACATTTCATTGAAGCTGCCACTGCAGCTTTTCTTCCAAGTTCCCCTTCCAAATCCAATGCCTCCACTTCAGACTCTGATCATTACTTG GATTTGCTCAACAGGATTCACCCTCCAAGGCCCGATTGGTATGAAGAGTTTTATGCCTCGGTTATGGACACAAGCATGAAACCTTATGAGGCCAAA ATTGCAGGTTACAAGTCACAACTTTTTGAGAAACTAAAGGGAAAGGCCAAAAGGGTACTGGAGATTGGGATTGGGACAGGTCCCAACCTTGAGTACTATGCTGGTGATAATGAGGTCCAAGTTTTTGGCTTGGATCCTAACAAGAAGATGGAGAAGTATGCTCGAGCAGCGGCCACCGCAGTCGGTTTACCGTCGaagaattttcatttcataGAAGCT GTTGCAGAGGCTATTCCAATAGATGATTCATCTGTCGATGCAGTTGTTGGTACACTTGTATTATGTTCTGTCCAAGATGTTAACATGGCACTTACAG AGGTGAAAAGGGTGTTGAAACCAGGAGGACTTTTCCTGTTTATCGAACATGTTGCTGCCGAAG ATGGAACAAGTCTGAGGTTGTGGCAGACACTAGTTGATCCATTGCAACAGGCAGTTGCGGATGGATGTCACCTTACCAGAGAAACCGGGAAATATATATCTTCATCAGGGTTTTCAAGTTTGGAACTAAGCATGGCTTCTTTGTACAATGCTCCCTTCTCATTAATAACTCCACATGTCTATGGAGTTGCTTGCAACTAA
- the LOC105783298 gene encoding uncharacterized protein LOC105783298: protein MGPHEPYWQTNTSFSPPPSRWDFHFQPDGPSYSSHDGSQLYESSTSPNSKESRGWMRRNFLYNHQYSTSDGAAPFLSSPSDLSQGPQWTPPVIQEITLDDYETAMARDHVGGQAPFASLVEGTSTNADSGVSTSSYSDSSESEPMVKQCLSSHRNISSRYCFMSKAIHPLSFPMETPTTGVLDSAVAGLSDDTATPQRDGHRWSSASSSNDVADISEPFESVIFGRSCVPSNGFKCGLCERFLSQRSPWSARRIVRSNDMPVAGVLSCGHTFHAECLEQTTQKARISDPPCPVCTKLEEQNSPENRVFSRLRNSISRLRSFSEDGPSRTWSCAQVGDCVQGALHPPQRSTMLLLNQSRMKKNLFVKVNSSKEFPGKLRKSSSPSLQLFSGKSIDQGAVGCSKTIAGPSGKR from the exons ATGGGCCCTCATGAGCCTTATTGGCAAACTAATACAAGTTTCTCGCCACCCCCTTCAAGATGGGATTTCCATTTTCAACCCGATGGGCCGTCATACAGTTCACATGATGGGAGTCAATTGTATGAATCTTCTACATCTCCAAACAGCAAAGAAAGTAGGGGCTGGATGAGGAGAAACTTTCTTTACAATCATCAATATTCTACATCTGATGGTGCTGCGCCCTTTTTAAGTAGTCCATCTGACCTTTCTCAGGGTCCACAGTGGACACCTCCAGTAATACAGGAAATCACGCTTGATGATTATGAAACTGCCATGGCAAGAG aTCATGTTGGCGGGCAGGCACCCTTCGCTTCTCTTGTTGAG GGGACTTCAACAAATGCAGATAGTGGGGTCTCCACTTCATCTTATTCAGACAGTAGTGAGTCTGAGCCCATGGTCAAGCAATGCTTGTCATCTCATCGCAACATTTCAAGTCGGTATTGCTTTATGTCCAAAGCCATTCACCCTTTGTCATTCCCCATGGAAACTCCTACCACAGGAGTGTTGGACTCTGCAGTTGCAGGGCTTTCTGATGATACGGCCACGCCACAAAGAGATGGCCATCGCTGGAGCAGTGCTAGCAGCAGCAATGATGTTGCAGATATTTCTGAGCCATTTGAATCTGTGATTTTTGGTCGATCATGTGTCCCATCTAATGGTTTTAAATGTGGTTTGTGTGAGAGATTTCTCTCGCAGAGGTCGCCTTGGAGTGCTCGTAGGATTGTAAGAAGTAATGACATGCCTGTTGCAGGGGTTCTTTCATGTGGACACACTTTCCATGCTGAATGTTTGGAGCAGACAACACAGAAAGCTCGCATAAGTGACCCTCCTTGTCCTGTATGTACCAAGCTCGAAGAGCAAAATTCTCCAGAGAATCGAGTCTTCTCTAGGCTTAGGAATAGTATTTCACGGCTTAGATCATTTTCGGAGGATGGACCATCAAGGACTTGGAGCTGTGCACAGGTGGGAGACTGTGTTCAAGGGGCTTTGCATCCACCCCAACGTAGTACAATGCTATTGCTTAACCAGAGTCGCATGAAGAAAAATCTCTTCGTGAAGGTTAATTCGAGTAAAGAATTTCCTGGGAAGCTGAGGAAAAGTAGTTCGCCATCTTTGCAACTTTTTAGTGGGAAGTCAATCGATCAGGGTGCAGTCGGGTGCTCAAAGACGATTGCGGGTCCAAGTGGGAAGAGGTAA